Proteins from one Oscillatoria nigro-viridis PCC 7112 genomic window:
- a CDS encoding Uma2 family endonuclease, producing the protein MVLPTISEDTISLAPGDELILRFRTWEDYEALLARREDRAGLRIRYSSKTQEIRIMSPLPRHGKNSDILADLVKALLRHECRDWDAFTPITLKRINQQGIEPDYCFYIDNRADILGKERIDLETDPPPDLAIEIDLTCTTKPEDYEAIAPLELWVYRQSQLSIYQFGSQQYRDSQISRWFPGYDLKTLIPQYCDRGWQVGSSVALREFEELLRSR; encoded by the coding sequence ATGGTATTACCAACAATTAGTGAAGATACAATTTCCCTCGCGCCAGGAGACGAACTTATTCTGCGATTTAGAACTTGGGAAGATTATGAAGCATTGCTAGCCCGTCGAGAAGATCGAGCTGGATTGAGAATTCGCTACAGCAGCAAAACCCAAGAAATTAGAATTATGTCTCCATTGCCCAGACACGGTAAAAATTCAGATATACTGGCAGATTTGGTCAAAGCTTTACTGCGACATGAATGCAGAGATTGGGACGCATTTACCCCAATTACCCTCAAGCGCATTAACCAACAAGGAATCGAACCAGATTATTGTTTTTACATCGACAATCGCGCAGATATTTTAGGAAAAGAGCGAATAGATTTAGAAACAGATCCGCCCCCAGATTTAGCGATTGAAATCGATCTGACTTGCACGACTAAACCAGAAGATTATGAAGCGATAGCACCTTTAGAACTATGGGTTTACCGTCAAAGTCAATTGTCGATTTATCAGTTCGGTTCGCAGCAGTATCGAGACTCTCAAATTAGTCGCTGGTTTCCCGGTTACGATCTCAAAACCTTAATTCCTCAATATTGCGATCGGGGCTGGCAGGTGGGTTCTAGTGTGGCGCTGCGAGAGTTTGAAGAATTGTTGCGATCGCGATGA
- a CDS encoding DUF3598 family protein: MSENRVSITAKVPLTAQQQWETLMAHHCGRWQGLLVRYDAAGQVLDILDSVRSFIPSDDLQTVTHSLDFRSRMTETVTQKQWVLTLGNPLIIHPVDPEAYLLFNPHSSDIMVGHDRTGLRFYFEPYLLAPGKRTSVVVMYYKDAANISEPYLFSLFRESKEEVAKPWWSEQTHCRIDRVNGLKLPAQTTGGTYVSLDEMAQLPVPPQPSEIQGDFLQIQFPDAIEVVLSSDRFKTPYYASMRWTPDSQNTPRSCTLIYEQPDQKADVFAI; the protein is encoded by the coding sequence ATGTCAGAGAACAGAGTGTCCATCACCGCCAAAGTACCTTTAACTGCTCAACAGCAGTGGGAGACTCTCATGGCTCATCACTGCGGACGTTGGCAAGGGTTATTGGTTAGATATGATGCCGCAGGGCAAGTTCTCGATATTCTTGATTCTGTACGGAGTTTCATTCCTTCTGACGATCTGCAAACTGTCACCCATTCCCTCGACTTCAGGAGTCGGATGACAGAAACAGTAACGCAGAAACAATGGGTTTTGACCTTGGGTAATCCGCTGATTATCCATCCAGTCGATCCAGAGGCTTATCTGCTTTTTAATCCCCATTCTTCTGACATAATGGTTGGGCACGACCGAACGGGTTTAAGATTCTATTTTGAGCCTTACCTCCTGGCACCAGGAAAAAGAACAAGTGTGGTGGTGATGTACTACAAAGACGCCGCCAATATCTCTGAGCCTTACCTGTTTTCATTGTTTAGAGAGAGCAAGGAAGAGGTAGCGAAACCTTGGTGGTCTGAACAAACTCACTGTAGGATCGATCGAGTCAACGGCCTCAAACTTCCTGCTCAAACCACAGGCGGGACGTATGTTTCATTAGATGAGATGGCTCAACTGCCAGTTCCTCCTCAACCCAGTGAAATACAAGGCGATTTTCTACAAATCCAATTTCCAGATGCAATAGAGGTTGTTCTTTCGAGCGATCGATTCAAGACTCCCTATTATGCCTCGATGCGTTGGACACCAGATAGTCAAAACACCCCCCGAAGCTGTACTTTAATCTACGAACAACCGGATCAAAAGGCTGATGTATTCGCCATTTAA
- a CDS encoding DUF779 domain-containing protein: protein METAKVTATEAALKLINYLKTQHGELMFHQSGGCCDGSSPMCFPDGELIIGDGDVLLGEIGGCPFYIAAQQYKNWQHTQLIIDVASGPGGSDFSLEGPDGERFITRSRLFVKAE, encoded by the coding sequence ATGGAAACTGCCAAAGTCACCGCAACAGAAGCCGCTTTAAAATTAATCAACTATCTCAAAACTCAGCACGGAGAATTGATGTTTCACCAATCCGGCGGCTGCTGCGACGGTAGTTCCCCCATGTGCTTTCCCGATGGCGAATTGATAATCGGTGATGGTGACGTATTGCTGGGCGAAATAGGCGGTTGTCCCTTTTATATTGCAGCGCAGCAATACAAAAATTGGCAGCACACGCAGTTAATTATAGACGTGGCATCGGGACCCGGAGGCAGCGATTTTTCCCTGGAAGGGCCGGATGGAGAACGTTTTATTACTCGTTCTCGCTTGTTTGTTAAGGCTGAGTAA
- a CDS encoding DUF2854 domain-containing protein yields the protein MLRKISLANLALVLGGIIAAVGFGAYFTDRPTLNLAGFFYGIPLLLGGLALKAAELEPVEFTEPTSPEVLLLRESQATDTQNQVRKDVTRFRYGQTAHLDDALERLGLAPTDEERPLLQGLREVDVDGAYGLILEFSSPLMPIDLWEEKQDKIATFFGPGLRAQVTQKADDKIELALIKNTQA from the coding sequence ATGTTACGCAAAATTTCTTTAGCAAACCTAGCCTTAGTTCTTGGCGGTATTATAGCAGCAGTCGGGTTCGGAGCCTACTTCACAGACAGACCTACCCTGAACCTAGCCGGTTTTTTTTATGGAATTCCGCTGTTGCTGGGAGGTTTGGCCTTGAAAGCCGCCGAACTCGAACCAGTGGAGTTCACCGAACCGACTTCTCCCGAAGTTCTTCTCCTGCGAGAAAGTCAGGCCACAGATACTCAAAACCAAGTCCGCAAAGATGTCACCCGATTTCGCTACGGTCAAACCGCTCATTTAGATGACGCTCTGGAGCGCTTGGGCCTGGCCCCGACAGACGAGGAACGGCCCCTCCTGCAAGGGTTGCGGGAAGTTGATGTTGACGGTGCTTATGGGTTAATTTTAGAGTTTTCTTCGCCGCTAATGCCGATCGACTTATGGGAAGAAAAGCAAGACAAAATAGCTACTTTTTTTGGGCCTGGTTTGCGCGCACAAGTGACTCAAAAGGCTGATGACAAAATTGAATTGGCTCTCATTAAAAATACTCAAGCTTAA
- a CDS encoding SDR family oxidoreductase has protein sequence MNAIIIGCGYVGSAVAQHWRNLGHVITATTTTQERIGELQKVANQVIVLKRCDEETLQTLLQNQDAIFLSVAPKANKQVDAEMYEETYLHTANNLVLALKHFPNIKQLIYTSSCSVYGNSNGAWVSELSPVAPANRHSEILHETEQVLLSASTQDLRVCIFRLGTMYAPDREFKQRLSKLAGTTRPGTGNHFTNWIHLDDIVSASELALARQLQGVYNLVNDVPITARELFKQLCDRYELPEVEWDGSDTTERPKNRRISNQKLKAEGYQLIHPEVEI, from the coding sequence ATGAACGCTATAATTATTGGTTGTGGCTATGTTGGAAGTGCAGTTGCTCAGCATTGGCGGAACCTGGGTCACGTAATCACTGCAACGACGACAACGCAAGAACGGATTGGGGAGTTACAGAAGGTTGCTAACCAGGTCATCGTCCTTAAGCGCTGCGATGAAGAGACATTACAGACGCTCCTGCAAAATCAAGATGCAATATTCTTGAGTGTCGCTCCTAAAGCAAACAAACAGGTAGATGCGGAAATGTACGAGGAGACATACCTGCATACAGCCAACAACCTTGTTCTTGCCTTGAAGCATTTTCCCAACATAAAACAACTCATATATACCAGTAGTTGTTCGGTGTATGGCAATAGTAATGGAGCCTGGGTGAGTGAACTTTCACCTGTGGCACCAGCTAACAGACATTCAGAGATTTTACATGAGACAGAGCAAGTTTTGCTGTCAGCATCCACCCAAGATTTGAGAGTATGTATCTTTCGCCTTGGAACAATGTATGCACCCGATCGCGAGTTTAAGCAACGGTTAAGTAAGCTTGCAGGTACAACTCGCCCAGGCACAGGCAATCATTTCACGAACTGGATTCATCTGGACGACATTGTATCAGCAAGTGAGTTGGCGCTCGCTCGTCAATTACAAGGAGTTTATAACCTTGTGAATGATGTTCCAATCACGGCTCGTGAATTGTTTAAACAACTGTGCGATCGCTACGAATTACCTGAAGTGGAATGGGATGGGTCAGATACAACAGAGCGACCGAAGAATCGCCGCATATCGAATCAGAAGCTCAAAGCAGAAGGATACCAGCTCATTCATCCTGAAGTGGAAATTTGA
- a CDS encoding HEAT repeat domain-containing protein has protein sequence MLEAALLGLFNIAFEAIVGTQANDAAKHLCLKGIKKLSQDGKIVNHDLEKALKSSFLKAQQQIASECKQEIDPKNTDNRESFSYSLQHRRRDFDCLKRKLEKLKLDLQQVEKETVPSGIPIAGLDDIELLLTATDELKQNQVAAVKQKLLEVALENCDIAPYKTKLEQELFPLVAAYFAREIKENDKVFQIFTGQTLTRIDRTAQQMYAWLEEIVEKSRIVYQPIDWQAICQQILEEKEQQRLSSNQLTFGNHQIDDVYVPLGLVERQKVTHRREDVAAEEGLNFYRKKQITQGFEHKEFLEQVIQQGSSPKSNGKRLGIIGEPGAGKTTLLRQIANWVADEILEAIVIWVSLADLQGKELESYLFDNWLLAAIKRIGKAEATAEIKDDFLAQFNAERVWLVLDGADEMAVGDGNPLAEIERQIRTGGCIQKARIVLSCRQNVWDAIGSTLDTFDTYRTLEFSYPEQVEIFIDKWFGTPPNPPLVRRGTREEGEHRIENESLTPALARGAGGVLSQQLREALAASGKQRIRDLVKNPLRCSLLCGTWQSLDGDLPDTKAKLYQRFVTTLYQWKKPRLNWIQQQELNAALGKLALSGMLNETSRFQLRESAGYRVMGASQFELACHLGWLNLVARDGETLEGIYAFYHPTFQEYFAALAVEDWHFFLNHIPKNPQHPDARYRIFEKQWKEVILLWLGREEVGKDEKEAFIKALVKFKVGWDKFYGYRAYFLAAAGIAEFKDCRLADEIVSQIVIWGFGYFNKQKHDWRTFLDPIVEIAREVLEETDRKRAIFALVELIRNCGDEYTRREATRSLAGIGKNCPDAIAALVELINTSQDEVTRWQAADILGKIDKDSQVAIAALAELIHTSVEKNTWKRAAYSLGEIGKDSPEAIAALVELIRNSVENGFYPFFSRHNVPTCIIVAYSLVKIGKNNPVAIAALVELIRTSDNKVTQGRAAEILGRIDKDNPVAIETLLDSIRNYRPKDNRYQAAERLATIGQNNPVAIAALVDLIRTSRNKVTRWRAAECLGKIDKDNPVAISALVELSRNSNERTRWSAADSLGKIGKNNPVAIAALVELIRNSGAESTRCQAIKSLGAIGKNNPEAIFSLVELLGTSKSEYTRLQAAESLGKIDNNNPVTLSALVELLGTSYNMYLNLSELVNKLEKTGKNNPGTISALVELLGTSQNPYTGFIATECLGAIGKDNPVAIAGLVELIRNSGNEDIRCRLAECLGKIDKDNPVAIATLVDLIRNSANPDTRCRAASSLGKREKYHPVAIATLIELIPNYHPEYSIFDPADSLLEIMKGKHFAKAVSGLKNRLTSEIYKNDFGRNERCHGVIWNCAENMTYPDFYQAWHTQPTNYPTPNNHPQNTDIPTLLKQLQPTDKTFPVPLNIRALEGETDTSPIAQELCTQLYQAIFPADADIPAIRNAPEFKRLIPQLKNRLQKQHIALILHSCPCEDALSAFTRKLADNQMGIHIAWITDTPLELPLTGFAVDGDDLFDAVQNWIGRI, from the coding sequence ATGCTAGAAGCTGCGCTATTAGGGCTTTTCAACATTGCTTTCGAGGCGATAGTCGGAACTCAAGCCAATGATGCAGCAAAGCACCTCTGTTTGAAGGGCATCAAAAAATTATCACAAGACGGTAAAATTGTCAATCACGATTTAGAAAAAGCGCTAAAAAGTTCTTTCCTGAAAGCTCAACAACAAATCGCCTCAGAATGCAAACAGGAAATCGATCCGAAAAATACGGATAACCGAGAGAGTTTTAGCTATTCGCTGCAACACAGGCGGCGCGATTTTGATTGCTTGAAACGCAAGCTCGAAAAGCTAAAATTAGATTTACAGCAGGTTGAGAAAGAAACTGTTCCTTCTGGGATTCCGATTGCAGGTTTAGACGACATAGAATTGCTGCTGACGGCGACAGATGAGTTAAAACAGAATCAGGTTGCAGCAGTTAAGCAAAAACTGCTGGAAGTAGCCCTAGAAAATTGCGATATCGCACCCTACAAAACCAAGTTAGAGCAAGAGTTGTTTCCCTTGGTAGCGGCATACTTTGCTCGGGAAATCAAGGAAAATGATAAAGTTTTTCAGATTTTTACCGGGCAAACTTTGACGCGGATCGATCGCACAGCGCAACAGATGTATGCTTGGCTTGAGGAGATTGTGGAAAAGAGCCGCATTGTTTACCAACCGATAGACTGGCAAGCTATTTGCCAGCAGATATTAGAGGAGAAAGAACAGCAGCGACTTAGTAGCAATCAGCTAACTTTTGGCAACCATCAAATAGATGATGTTTATGTACCGCTGGGTTTGGTGGAAAGGCAGAAAGTGACTCACCGACGCGAGGATGTGGCGGCTGAGGAAGGTTTAAATTTTTACCGGAAAAAACAAATTACTCAAGGGTTTGAACACAAGGAATTTCTTGAGCAAGTTATCCAGCAAGGAAGTAGCCCGAAAAGCAATGGCAAGCGGTTAGGAATTATTGGGGAACCGGGGGCGGGGAAAACAACGCTGTTGCGGCAGATTGCTAATTGGGTAGCTGATGAGATTTTGGAGGCGATTGTTATTTGGGTGTCTTTGGCAGATTTGCAGGGGAAGGAATTAGAATCGTATTTATTTGATAATTGGCTGCTGGCGGCAATTAAGAGAATTGGGAAGGCTGAGGCGACTGCGGAAATTAAGGATGATTTTTTAGCACAGTTTAATGCTGAGCGCGTGTGGTTGGTGTTGGATGGGGCGGATGAGATGGCGGTGGGGGATGGCAATCCTTTGGCGGAAATTGAGCGGCAAATTAGAACCGGCGGCTGCATTCAAAAGGCGCGAATTGTGCTAAGTTGTCGGCAGAATGTTTGGGATGCGATCGGCTCTACGTTGGATACTTTTGATACTTATCGCACTCTGGAATTTTCCTATCCCGAACAGGTGGAGATATTTATCGATAAATGGTTTGGAACCCCCCCTAACCCCCCCTTGGTAAGGAGGGGAACAAGAGAAGAAGGGGAGCACAGAATAGAAAATGAAAGTCTTACTCCCGCCTTAGCAAGGGGGGCTGGGGGGGTGCTTTCTCAACAGCTACGGGAAGCATTAGCAGCATCGGGGAAACAGCGAATTCGAGATTTAGTGAAAAATCCCCTGAGATGTTCGTTATTGTGTGGCACTTGGCAGTCGTTGGATGGGGATTTGCCGGATACTAAGGCTAAGCTTTATCAGCGATTTGTGACTACTTTGTATCAGTGGAAAAAACCGCGCCTGAATTGGATTCAGCAGCAGGAATTGAATGCGGCTTTGGGGAAATTGGCACTTTCAGGGATGTTAAATGAAACGTCGCGGTTTCAGTTGCGAGAAAGTGCGGGATATCGGGTGATGGGTGCATCGCAGTTTGAGTTAGCTTGTCATTTGGGTTGGCTGAATTTAGTGGCGAGGGATGGGGAGACGCTGGAAGGGATTTATGCTTTTTACCATCCGACGTTTCAGGAATATTTTGCGGCGTTGGCGGTTGAGGATTGGCACTTTTTTTTGAATCATATTCCTAAGAATCCGCAACATCCTGATGCTAGGTATCGCATTTTTGAGAAGCAGTGGAAAGAGGTTATTTTGCTGTGGTTGGGGCGCGAGGAGGTAGGGAAGGATGAGAAGGAAGCGTTTATTAAGGCGTTGGTTAAGTTTAAGGTTGGGTGGGATAAATTTTATGGATATCGGGCATATTTTCTAGCGGCTGCTGGGATTGCTGAGTTTAAAGATTGTCGCCTTGCTGATGAGATTGTGTCGCAGATTGTTATTTGGGGATTTGGTTATTTTAATAAGCAAAAACACGATTGGCGGACATTTCTCGATCCAATTGTCGAGATAGCAAGGGAAGTTCTGGAAGAAACCGATCGCAAAAGGGCTATCTTCGCTTTAGTCGAGTTAATCCGCAATTGTGGTGATGAATATACCCGGAGGGAAGCGACAAGAAGTTTGGCGGGAATCGGCAAAAATTGCCCAGACGCGATCGCCGCTTTAGTCGAATTAATCAATACTTCTCAGGATGAAGTTACTCGGTGGCAAGCGGCAGATATCTTGGGTAAAATTGATAAAGATAGCCAAGTAGCGATCGCCGCTTTAGCAGAGTTAATTCACACTTCTGTTGAGAAAAACACCTGGAAGCGAGCGGCATATAGCTTGGGGGAAATAGGCAAGGATAGCCCAGAAGCGATCGCCGCTTTAGTCGAACTAATCCGCAATTCAGTTGAGAACGGTTTCTACCCGTTTTTCTCTCGGCATAACGTACCTACCTGTATAATAGTGGCATATAGCTTAGTGAAAATAGGCAAAAATAACCCAGTTGCGATCGCCGCTTTAGTCGAGTTAATCCGCACTTCAGATAATAAAGTTACCCAAGGGCGAGCGGCAGAAATTTTAGGTAGGATAGACAAAGATAACCCGGTAGCGATCGAAACTTTATTGGATTCAATCCGCAACTACCGTCCTAAAGATAATCGTTATCAAGCCGCAGAAAGATTAGCAACAATCGGCCAAAATAACCCTGTTGCGATCGCTGCTTTAGTCGATTTAATCCGCACTTCCCGCAATAAAGTTACCCGGTGGCGAGCCGCAGAATGCTTAGGGAAAATAGATAAAGATAACCCAGTTGCAATCAGCGCTTTAGTCGAGTTAAGCCGCAATTCCAATGAAAGGACGCGGTGGTCAGCGGCAGATAGCTTAGGTAAAATAGGTAAAAATAACCCAGTTGCGATCGCCGCTTTAGTCGAGTTAATCCGCAATTCCGGTGCTGAAAGTACCCGGTGTCAAGCAATAAAAAGCTTAGGGGCAATAGGCAAAAATAACCCAGAGGCAATCTTCAGTTTAGTCGAGTTGCTCGGTACTTCTAAAAGTGAATATACCCGGCTTCAAGCGGCAGAAAGCTTAGGGAAAATAGATAACAATAACCCAGTCACACTCTCCGCTTTAGTCGAGTTGCTCGGTACTTCTTATAATATGTATCTAAATCTATCGGAATTAGTAAATAAATTAGAGAAAACAGGCAAAAATAACCCAGGGACAATCTCCGCTTTAGTCGAGTTGCTCGGTACTTCTCAGAATCCATATACCGGGTTTATAGCGACAGAATGCTTAGGGGCAATAGGCAAAGATAACCCCGTGGCTATCGCCGGTTTAGTCGAGTTAATCCGCAATTCAGGTAATGAAGATATCCGGTGTCGATTGGCAGAATGCTTAGGTAAAATAGACAAAGATAACCCAGTGGCTATCGCCACTTTAGTCGATTTAATTCGCAACTCAGCTAACCCAGATACCCGGTGTCGAGCGGCATCTAGCTTAGGGAAAAGAGAGAAATATCACCCAGTTGCGATCGCGACTTTAATAGAGTTGATTCCTAATTATCACCCTGAATATTCTATTTTTGACCCGGCAGATAGCTTACTGGAAATTATGAAAGGTAAACACTTCGCCAAAGCAGTCTCAGGTTTGAAAAATCGCCTAACTTCGGAAATCTACAAAAATGATTTTGGTCGGAATGAAAGATGTCACGGAGTCATCTGGAATTGTGCCGAAAATATGACTTACCCAGACTTTTATCAAGCATGGCACACTCAACCAACCAATTACCCAACACCCAACAACCACCCACAAAATACAGATATCCCCACACTCCTCAAACAACTCCAACCTACCGATAAAACCTTCCCCGTTCCTCTCAACATTCGCGCCTTAGAAGGCGAAACCGATACCAGCCCGATCGCCCAAGAGCTCTGTACCCAACTATATCAAGCAATCTTCCCCGCAGATGCAGACATTCCCGCAATTCGCAACGCCCCCGAATTCAAGCGATTAATCCCCCAACTCAAAAATCGGCTGCAAAAACAGCACATCGCCTTAATTTTGCACTCCTGTCCCTGCGAAGATGCGCTTTCGGCTTTCACCCGCAAACTCGCCGACAATCAAATGGGAATTCATATCGCCTGGATTACCGATACACCGCTGGAATTGCCGTTAACAGGTTTTGCGGTGGATGGAGATGATTTGTTTGATGCGGTGCAAAATTGGATCGGGCGGATATAA
- the ppk1 gene encoding polyphosphate kinase 1 has protein sequence MPKPKKTPAKTYTEINLSDPQYYFNREQSWLEFNNRVLHEALDPRTPLLERLKFLAIFSSNLDEYFMVRVAALKQQVQAKVSKLTSDGSTPQQQLDALNKRLLPMVSQQHAYFEQTLRPKLAASGIYILDYIDLNQEQRNYLHRYFKEQVFPVLTPLAVDPSHPFPYLSNLSLNLAVVVRDPDTREELFARVKVPQVLPRFVPLPGDLQWQQRGKSPVWTGVPLEQVIAHNLEALFPGMDVEEYHPFRITRNSDLTVEEDEAEDLLLAIEQELRKRRFGGSAVRMEIQAIMPPALRDMLMDELDLGEQDVYVVEGLLGLKDLMSFVGLPVPELKDPPWTPVVPPRLRNSESPMILGKLMLDADEGEDIFTAIRQGDLMLHHPYHSFAATVQRFITEAAHDRSVLAIKMTLYRTSGDSPIVSALIQAAENGKQVAVLVELKARFDEENNINWARKLEQAGVHVVYGLVGLKTHTKIVMVVRREDGHIRRYVHIGTGNYNPKTAGLYTDVGLLSCREDLGSDLTDLFNYLTGYSRQVSYRKLLVAPVNMRDRFLALIRREAEFCRLQAEGGTGSCGRIVAKMNALVDPQIIVALYEASQAGVKIDLIIRGICCLRPGVEGVSENIRVISIIGRFLEHSRMFYFFNGGDEEVYIGSADWMQRNLTRRVEAIVQVEDPTIAKELQEILGVMLADNRQAWDLQSGGHYSQRRPPANCPEVSSQQILMDMVMN, from the coding sequence ATGCCCAAGCCAAAAAAGACCCCCGCCAAAACCTACACTGAAATCAATCTCAGCGACCCTCAATATTACTTCAACCGAGAACAAAGCTGGCTAGAATTCAACAACCGCGTGCTCCACGAAGCCCTCGACCCCCGCACGCCCCTCCTAGAAAGGCTCAAATTTCTCGCTATTTTTAGCTCCAACCTAGACGAATATTTTATGGTGCGGGTGGCCGCCCTCAAACAGCAAGTACAAGCAAAAGTCAGCAAATTGACCTCTGACGGCAGCACGCCTCAACAACAGCTAGATGCCCTTAACAAGCGGCTTTTGCCGATGGTTTCTCAGCAACACGCCTATTTTGAGCAAACCCTGCGGCCGAAACTAGCAGCAAGCGGCATCTACATTCTCGACTACATTGACCTCAATCAAGAACAGCGCAATTACTTGCACCGCTACTTCAAAGAACAAGTATTTCCCGTACTCACTCCCCTGGCAGTTGACCCCAGCCACCCATTCCCCTACCTTTCCAACCTCAGCCTCAATTTAGCAGTAGTAGTCAGGGACCCCGACACGCGGGAAGAATTATTTGCCCGCGTCAAAGTACCGCAGGTGTTGCCGAGGTTTGTGCCGCTACCGGGGGATTTGCAGTGGCAGCAGAGGGGCAAATCTCCGGTTTGGACTGGCGTGCCCCTAGAACAGGTGATTGCCCACAATTTAGAAGCTTTGTTTCCGGGGATGGACGTTGAGGAATATCACCCGTTCCGCATTACTCGCAATTCCGATTTGACGGTGGAGGAAGATGAGGCGGAGGATTTGCTGCTGGCAATAGAACAGGAACTCCGCAAGCGCCGGTTTGGAGGTTCTGCGGTGCGGATGGAAATTCAAGCGATTATGCCGCCTGCGCTGCGAGATATGCTGATGGACGAGCTGGATCTCGGCGAGCAAGATGTTTACGTCGTAGAGGGGCTGCTAGGCCTCAAGGATTTGATGTCTTTTGTGGGGCTGCCGGTGCCGGAACTCAAAGACCCGCCTTGGACTCCGGTTGTGCCGCCGCGCTTGCGGAACTCGGAATCACCAATGATTTTAGGCAAATTGATGTTGGATGCTGACGAGGGCGAGGATATTTTCACCGCCATCCGCCAGGGGGATTTGATGCTGCACCATCCCTATCACTCGTTTGCTGCGACGGTACAGCGGTTTATTACTGAGGCGGCGCACGATCGCTCCGTGTTAGCGATTAAGATGACTTTATACCGCACTTCTGGAGATTCGCCGATCGTCAGCGCCTTAATTCAAGCAGCGGAAAACGGCAAGCAGGTAGCCGTTTTAGTAGAGCTCAAAGCTAGGTTTGACGAAGAAAATAATATTAATTGGGCTCGCAAGTTAGAACAAGCGGGAGTCCACGTAGTTTACGGTTTGGTGGGACTCAAAACCCACACCAAAATTGTGATGGTAGTGCGTCGCGAGGACGGGCACATCCGCCGCTACGTCCACATCGGCACCGGCAATTACAATCCCAAAACAGCGGGACTGTATACCGATGTGGGTTTGTTGAGTTGTCGCGAGGATTTGGGATCGGATTTGACGGATTTGTTTAATTATTTGACTGGTTATTCGCGACAGGTATCTTATCGCAAATTGTTGGTGGCACCGGTCAATATGCGCGATCGATTTTTAGCTTTAATCCGCCGCGAGGCAGAATTCTGCCGCTTGCAAGCCGAAGGCGGCACCGGTAGCTGCGGCCGGATTGTCGCTAAAATGAACGCTTTAGTTGACCCTCAAATCATTGTTGCTTTGTACGAAGCTTCCCAAGCGGGAGTTAAAATTGATTTGATTATTCGGGGGATTTGCTGTTTGCGTCCCGGCGTTGAGGGTGTTAGCGAAAATATCAGAGTTATCAGTATTATCGGCCGCTTTTTAGAGCATTCTCGGATGTTTTATTTTTTCAACGGTGGCGACGAAGAGGTGTATATTGGTTCTGCTGATTGGATGCAGCGCAATCTTACAAGACGGGTTGAGGCGATCGTTCAAGTGGAAGACCCGACAATTGCTAAGGAATTGCAAGAAATTTTGGGGGTAATGCTGGCTGACAACCGCCAAGCTTGGGATTTGCAGTCGGGGGGACACTACTCTCAGCGGCGGCCGCCTGCTAATTGCCCGGAAGTGAGCTCTCAGCAAATTTTGATGGACATGGTAATGAATTAA